The Caulifigura coniformis genome includes a region encoding these proteins:
- a CDS encoding RNA polymerase sigma factor, with protein sequence MSVPRTDRLLVERIRSGDPDAWKDCIAAYEGRLIAFAESRLRDRAASEDVVQETFVGFLTGLPNYDDSRPLEAFLFAITAHKITDVLRRRGRRPPLQESPRQEDDTPLPDSRVRVASSMARSRERRESEEQFVAAVLRPLIDDCLARKAFDRLKCLELLFVCGLANKDAAARLGISEQDVANHKQFLVARLKAEAVRLKVVLDPRCLGETS encoded by the coding sequence ATGTCCGTTCCACGCACCGACCGGCTCCTTGTCGAACGCATCCGATCGGGTGATCCGGATGCGTGGAAGGACTGCATCGCCGCGTATGAAGGGCGGCTGATCGCTTTTGCCGAAAGCCGGCTGCGGGATCGGGCCGCGTCGGAAGATGTCGTCCAGGAGACGTTCGTCGGATTCCTGACGGGGCTGCCGAACTATGACGATTCGCGTCCTCTGGAAGCATTCCTGTTTGCGATCACGGCGCACAAGATCACGGATGTGCTTCGCCGGCGTGGTCGCCGACCTCCACTGCAGGAGTCGCCCCGTCAGGAGGACGACACTCCCCTGCCCGACTCGCGTGTCCGGGTGGCCTCGAGCATGGCCCGCAGTCGCGAACGCCGGGAGTCTGAAGAACAGTTCGTTGCGGCCGTGTTGCGGCCTCTGATCGACGACTGCCTGGCCAGGAAAGCGTTTGACCGGCTGAAGTGCCTGGAACTGCTGTTCGTCTGCGGGCTGGCGAACAAGGATGCTGCGGCGCGACTGGGGATCAGCGAGCAAGACGTCGCGAACCACAAGCAGTTCCTTGTGGCGCGGCTGAAAGCCGAAGCAGTGCGATTGAAAGTCGTCCTCGACCCGCGTTGCCTTGGCGAAACATCCTGA
- a CDS encoding acyl-CoA thioesterase — protein MPLFSTQRRVQFSETDMAGIVHFANFYRWMEETEHEYFRSLGLSIMHHQPDGQVLGWPRVSASCNYNAPARYEDVVDCRLDVERVGLRSVTYQIEFWREATRLAAGRMKTACCICHPDGTLTSVDLPDDYRSLIHESTPHVPASARK, from the coding sequence ATGCCGTTGTTTTCCACCCAGCGCCGCGTGCAGTTCTCCGAGACCGATATGGCCGGGATCGTGCACTTCGCGAACTTCTATCGCTGGATGGAAGAGACCGAACACGAATACTTCCGGTCGCTGGGGCTGAGCATCATGCATCACCAGCCCGACGGTCAGGTACTCGGATGGCCACGGGTCTCCGCGTCGTGCAACTACAATGCTCCTGCACGCTACGAGGACGTGGTGGATTGCCGACTGGACGTGGAGCGGGTCGGGCTGCGATCCGTGACGTATCAGATTGAGTTCTGGCGGGAGGCGACGCGGCTGGCGGCGGGAAGAATGAAGACGGCCTGCTGCATCTGTCATCCCGATGGCACGCTGACCTCGGTCGACCTTCCGGACGACTATCGGTCGCTGATCCATGAATCGACGCCGCATGTGCCGGCCTCGGCGAGAAAATGA
- the carB gene encoding carbamoyl-phosphate synthase large subunit — translation MPRRNDLKKILIIGSGPIVIGQACEFDYSGTQACKALRDEGYEVVLVNSNPATIMTDPGTADRTYIEPITWQYVAKIIERERPDALLPTLGGQTGLNTAMDLHRRGILQQLGVEMIGARADVIAKAEGRESFKQAMIKIGLDVPKSMVVHTMEEARAAMREIGLPIIIRASYTLGGTGGGIAYNREEFEEKVRHGLKLSPVSEVLLEESVLGWKEYEMEVMRDCADNCVIICSIENFDPMGVHTGDSITVAPIQTLTDKEYQRMRDATFACIREIGVETGGSNVQFAINPKNGRMTVIEMNPRVSRSSALASKATGFPIAKIAAKLAVGYRLDEIPNDITRETLACFEPTIDYVVTKIPRWTFEKFPDADATLTVQMKSVGETMAIGRTFKESFQKALRGLEVGHFGFGGGKKDRWGTENAPDEEEIRRNLATPNAERVHYLRYALKSGMTVETIFELTAIDPWFLRSLRDMVRAEEQIIAIGSPEAATKEQLLKFKQMGFSDRQLAWWWHSTEMEVRRIRKEKGVAAVYKQVDTCAAEFEAYTPYYYSTYEQEDETPARNPEKPRRIMILGGGPNRIGQGIEFDYCCCQASFAMRELGIESIMVNSNPETVSTDYDTSDVLFFEPLTTEDVLNICDRMQPDGVIVQFGGQTPLNLAKGLEAAGVPIVGTSPAMIDAAEDREKFKQILNKVGLKQPPNGTASNVEGARAIAARIGYPILVRPSYVLGGRAMEICYEEAQLVRYMTEAVDVSPDHPVLIDQFLEDAIEVDVDAISDGETTLVGGVMEHIEEAGVHSGDSACALPPYSLPESIIDEIKQGTYALARELEVCGLMNIQFAVKRDYSNNSHTVYILEVNPRASRTSPFVSKATGLSLAKMAAKVMAGVSLKEQGFTTEVHPKHTSVKESVFPFNRFPGVDIILGPEMKSTGEVMGIARDFPAAFAKSQIAAGIDMVREGRVFISMTGRHKDAMIEPVRRLAKLGFKILSTSGTAAVLERAGIEVEVVKKVQEGRPNLLDYMANGDVQFIFNTPSGKGSRTDEGRIRAAAVLYGVPCVTTLPGCLAMVKAIEYIHEHSQPEVQSLQEWMQEM, via the coding sequence GTGCCCCGGCGAAACGACCTCAAGAAGATCCTGATCATCGGCTCAGGCCCCATCGTGATTGGCCAAGCCTGTGAGTTTGACTACTCCGGCACGCAGGCCTGCAAGGCGTTGCGTGACGAGGGTTATGAAGTTGTCCTGGTGAATTCGAACCCGGCGACGATCATGACCGACCCGGGGACGGCGGACCGGACCTACATCGAGCCGATCACCTGGCAGTACGTCGCCAAGATCATCGAGCGCGAACGGCCGGACGCCCTGCTCCCCACCCTGGGAGGCCAGACCGGTCTGAACACGGCGATGGACCTGCACCGTCGCGGGATCCTGCAGCAGCTCGGGGTCGAGATGATCGGCGCCCGGGCGGACGTCATCGCGAAGGCCGAAGGCCGCGAGTCGTTCAAGCAGGCGATGATCAAGATCGGGCTGGACGTGCCGAAGAGCATGGTCGTCCACACGATGGAGGAAGCGCGGGCGGCGATGCGCGAGATCGGCCTGCCGATCATCATCCGGGCGAGCTACACGCTCGGAGGCACGGGCGGGGGCATCGCCTACAACCGCGAGGAGTTCGAAGAAAAGGTTCGCCACGGGCTGAAGCTCTCCCCTGTCAGCGAAGTGCTGCTGGAGGAGTCGGTGCTGGGGTGGAAAGAGTACGAGATGGAGGTGATGCGCGATTGTGCCGACAATTGCGTCATTATCTGTTCGATCGAAAATTTCGACCCGATGGGGGTGCACACGGGCGATTCGATCACCGTAGCGCCGATCCAGACGCTGACGGACAAGGAATACCAGCGGATGCGCGACGCGACTTTCGCGTGCATCCGCGAGATTGGAGTGGAAACCGGCGGGTCGAACGTCCAGTTCGCGATTAATCCGAAGAACGGCCGGATGACCGTCATCGAGATGAATCCGCGTGTCAGCCGGTCGAGCGCTCTGGCCTCGAAGGCGACAGGGTTCCCGATCGCCAAGATCGCCGCAAAGCTGGCGGTCGGCTACCGGCTTGATGAAATTCCGAACGACATCACCCGCGAGACGCTGGCCTGCTTCGAACCGACGATCGATTACGTCGTCACGAAGATTCCGCGGTGGACGTTCGAGAAGTTCCCCGATGCCGACGCGACGCTCACCGTACAGATGAAGTCGGTTGGCGAAACGATGGCGATCGGCCGGACGTTCAAGGAATCATTCCAGAAGGCCCTGCGGGGCCTCGAAGTCGGGCACTTCGGATTCGGCGGCGGCAAGAAAGATCGATGGGGGACGGAAAACGCGCCCGATGAGGAAGAGATCCGGCGCAATCTCGCGACTCCCAACGCGGAGCGAGTGCATTACCTGCGGTATGCACTGAAGTCGGGAATGACAGTCGAAACGATTTTCGAACTGACGGCGATCGACCCGTGGTTCCTGCGCAGCCTGCGGGACATGGTGCGGGCGGAAGAGCAGATTATCGCGATCGGCAGTCCGGAGGCGGCGACCAAAGAGCAGCTGCTGAAGTTCAAGCAGATGGGCTTCTCGGACCGTCAGCTGGCGTGGTGGTGGCACTCCACGGAGATGGAGGTCCGTCGCATCCGGAAGGAGAAGGGAGTCGCGGCTGTCTACAAGCAGGTCGACACCTGCGCGGCCGAGTTCGAGGCCTACACGCCGTATTACTACAGCACCTACGAGCAGGAAGACGAGACGCCGGCCCGCAATCCGGAGAAGCCTCGCCGGATCATGATTCTCGGCGGCGGCCCGAACAGGATCGGCCAGGGGATCGAGTTCGACTACTGCTGCTGCCAGGCGTCGTTCGCCATGCGCGAGCTGGGCATCGAGAGCATCATGGTGAACTCGAACCCGGAAACGGTTTCGACGGACTACGACACCTCCGACGTTCTGTTCTTCGAGCCGCTGACGACCGAAGACGTCCTCAACATCTGCGATCGCATGCAGCCGGACGGCGTGATCGTGCAGTTCGGCGGACAGACGCCGCTGAACCTGGCGAAGGGGCTCGAAGCGGCGGGCGTGCCGATCGTGGGAACGAGCCCGGCGATGATCGACGCTGCGGAAGACCGCGAGAAGTTCAAGCAGATCCTGAACAAGGTCGGGTTGAAGCAGCCACCGAACGGTACGGCCAGCAATGTCGAGGGGGCCCGCGCGATTGCGGCCCGCATCGGCTATCCGATTCTCGTTCGTCCCAGCTATGTGCTGGGGGGACGGGCGATGGAGATCTGTTACGAAGAGGCTCAGCTGGTCCGCTACATGACGGAAGCGGTCGACGTTTCACCGGACCATCCGGTGCTGATCGACCAGTTCCTCGAAGACGCGATCGAAGTCGACGTGGATGCGATCTCCGACGGCGAGACGACGCTCGTCGGCGGCGTGATGGAGCATATCGAAGAGGCCGGCGTGCACAGCGGCGATTCCGCGTGTGCCCTGCCCCCCTACTCGCTCCCCGAATCGATCATTGATGAGATCAAGCAGGGAACCTACGCCCTCGCTCGGGAACTGGAAGTCTGCGGACTGATGAATATCCAGTTCGCCGTGAAACGGGACTATTCGAACAACTCGCATACAGTCTACATCCTCGAAGTGAATCCCCGGGCCAGTCGGACGTCTCCCTTCGTGTCGAAGGCGACCGGGCTGTCGCTGGCGAAGATGGCGGCGAAGGTGATGGCCGGCGTTTCGCTGAAGGAACAGGGCTTCACGACGGAAGTCCATCCGAAGCACACGTCTGTGAAAGAGAGCGTTTTTCCGTTCAACCGTTTCCCGGGTGTGGACATCATTCTCGGGCCGGAGATGAAGTCGACCGGCGAAGTGATGGGGATCGCCCGGGATTTCCCGGCGGCGTTTGCGAAGAGCCAGATCGCGGCCGGCATCGACATGGTGCGCGAGGGCCGGGTATTCATCAGCATGACCGGCCGTCACAAGGACGCGATGATCGAGCCGGTGCGTCGGCTGGCGAAGCTCGGTTTCAAGATCCTCTCGACGAGTGGGACGGCCGCCGTCCTGGAGCGGGCGGGGATCGAAGTGGAAGTCGTGAAGAAGGTTCAGGAAGGCCGGCCGAACCTCCTGGACTATATGGCGAACGGCGACGTGCAGTTCATCTTCAACACGCCGAGCGGCAAAGGAAGCCGGACTGACGAAGGGCGGATTCGCGCCGCGGCCGTGCTCTACGGTGTGCCGTGTGTGACCACCCTGCCCGGCTGCCTCGCGATGGTAAAGGCGATCGAGTACATCCACGAACATTCCCAGCCTGAGGTTCAGTCGCTGCAGGAGTGGATGCAGGAGATGTGA
- a CDS encoding S41 family peptidase produces the protein MLLVSRRSVRRTVISVAIALVSIVGTPRLARSQENATQVTAAQAADSGARLERERKWRDAIDLYKHALESWPEDPNLKYGLRRAQFQFGIDRRYSDQSFLTTLRPMSRDAALAAFDEILGHIRAHFVDSIDTTSIVAHGTESLWLALRNERFVEQNLFGADQGRIDAFRDTLRERYWNKPVSSDVDARRVISEVCDLGRKSLGLEAGPIVQEYVFGACNCLDDYSNVLTPGRLNDLYSNIEGEFVGIGIVMEAELGKGMKLVQVLPESPAHEKGLRAGDVIVGIDGRDCRFMSTDEAAGLLTGKANSQVRLEVTGPAGRREASVTRREVQVKSIPVAKIIDSQNGVGYIQMTGFQKSSAVELDEALNKLEREGMKALIWDVRGNPGGLLTAAVEVLDRFIDKGTLVETRGRTYDQNYTYTAHAPGTHNVPIILLIDGSSASASEIVAGAIRDHHRGKIVGRKSYGKWSVQSIYDLRTGGGVRLTTAKFYSPNGDTLGKIGVKPDVEITVEKGFSRAIGEVDAARDPDIAKAIELIRTDSALTRR, from the coding sequence ATGTTGCTGGTTTCTCGCCGGTCCGTTCGCCGGACCGTCATTTCCGTCGCGATTGCTCTCGTTTCGATCGTCGGCACTCCGCGCCTCGCCCGCTCACAGGAGAACGCCACCCAGGTCACCGCCGCCCAGGCGGCCGACTCCGGTGCCCGACTCGAGAGGGAACGCAAGTGGCGAGACGCCATCGACCTCTATAAGCACGCCCTCGAGAGCTGGCCGGAAGACCCGAACCTCAAGTACGGCCTCCGTCGGGCCCAGTTCCAGTTCGGCATCGACCGTCGCTACAGCGACCAGTCGTTCCTGACCACGCTGCGGCCGATGTCCCGCGATGCGGCCCTGGCCGCCTTTGATGAAATCCTCGGACATATCCGCGCTCACTTCGTCGATTCCATCGACACCACGTCCATCGTCGCGCATGGCACCGAAAGCCTCTGGCTCGCGTTGCGGAACGAACGCTTCGTCGAACAGAACCTCTTCGGCGCAGATCAGGGCAGGATCGATGCCTTCCGCGACACCCTTCGCGAACGCTACTGGAACAAGCCCGTCTCCAGCGATGTCGACGCCCGCCGCGTGATCTCGGAAGTCTGCGACCTCGGTCGCAAGTCCCTCGGACTCGAAGCCGGCCCGATCGTTCAGGAATACGTGTTCGGAGCCTGCAATTGCCTCGACGACTACAGCAACGTGCTGACGCCAGGCCGGCTCAACGACCTCTACAGCAACATCGAAGGCGAATTCGTCGGCATCGGCATCGTGATGGAAGCCGAACTCGGCAAAGGGATGAAACTCGTGCAGGTGCTTCCGGAAAGCCCGGCCCATGAGAAGGGGCTTCGGGCAGGCGATGTCATCGTCGGCATCGACGGACGCGACTGTCGCTTCATGAGTACCGACGAAGCCGCCGGCCTGCTCACCGGTAAAGCCAACTCACAGGTCCGGCTCGAAGTCACTGGCCCCGCCGGCCGCCGCGAAGCCAGCGTCACCCGCCGGGAAGTGCAGGTGAAGAGCATCCCGGTGGCGAAGATCATCGATTCCCAGAACGGCGTCGGCTACATCCAGATGACCGGCTTCCAGAAAAGCTCGGCCGTCGAACTCGACGAAGCCCTCAATAAGCTTGAACGCGAAGGGATGAAGGCCCTGATCTGGGACGTCCGCGGCAATCCCGGCGGCCTCCTGACGGCTGCCGTCGAAGTCCTCGACCGCTTTATCGACAAGGGAACCCTCGTCGAAACCCGCGGACGGACCTACGACCAGAACTACACCTACACGGCTCATGCCCCCGGCACGCACAATGTCCCGATCATCCTGCTGATCGATGGAAGCTCGGCAAGCGCCAGCGAAATCGTCGCAGGAGCGATTCGCGACCACCACCGCGGCAAGATCGTCGGCCGGAAGTCGTACGGCAAATGGTCGGTCCAGAGCATCTACGATCTGCGGACCGGCGGAGGCGTGCGTCTGACGACCGCCAAGTTCTACTCCCCCAACGGCGACACCCTGGGCAAGATCGGTGTGAAGCCCGACGTGGAGATCACGGTCGAAAAGGGATTCAGCCGTGCGATCGGCGAAGTTGATGCCGCCCGGGACCCGGACATCGCGAAGGCGATCGAACTGATCCGAACCGACAGCGCCCTCACCCGTCGCTGA
- a CDS encoding alpha/beta fold hydrolase has product MLTVSRRLLSGVGLLALTVRSYGREPDDRAPSEAPVNPDVQAVHPVDEHDMWNLPAGTLGGRQFWGDRLHFRGWRIQTNVLTGHSRLLDPEDRRQAWGTVEQCRKTLEGVKKSRGLKPMSGKGVVLIHGIIRSSHSFSAMREALVADGYEVVGFDYPSTQVSIEESSEYLHQTLESLDGIEEIDLVVHSMGGLVVRQYLSAHRDPRIRRMVMLGVPNHGANLANLLKNVRLFKTIYGPAGAQLCEGPDAYVSRLPTPDFPFGIIAGGKGTAAGFNPWIAGDDDGTVAVESTRLAGAADFLRVPALHTFMMRDPAVIAATKRFLASGVLAESGVANPIAKKPEEANNVGMGSLESANADDRPDQGPPRSPGFEPDGPSRPRCF; this is encoded by the coding sequence ATGTTGACTGTGTCACGACGCCTGCTGAGTGGCGTCGGCCTGCTCGCATTGACTGTTCGATCTTACGGCCGCGAGCCGGATGACCGGGCGCCATCGGAGGCTCCCGTGAATCCAGACGTCCAGGCCGTTCACCCCGTTGACGAACACGATATGTGGAACCTTCCGGCGGGAACTCTGGGAGGCCGGCAGTTCTGGGGTGACCGCCTGCATTTTCGCGGCTGGCGGATCCAGACCAATGTTCTGACGGGGCATAGCCGCCTGCTTGATCCGGAGGATCGCCGGCAGGCGTGGGGGACAGTCGAGCAATGCCGGAAGACGCTTGAGGGAGTCAAGAAGTCCCGCGGGCTGAAGCCGATGTCCGGAAAGGGAGTGGTCCTGATTCATGGAATCATCCGCTCCTCGCACTCGTTCTCGGCGATGAGGGAGGCACTCGTCGCCGACGGCTACGAAGTGGTCGGGTTCGACTATCCGAGCACCCAGGTGTCGATCGAGGAATCGTCCGAGTATCTGCACCAGACTCTCGAGTCGCTCGACGGAATCGAAGAGATCGACCTCGTCGTTCACAGCATGGGGGGGCTGGTTGTCCGTCAGTACCTCAGCGCGCATCGAGATCCGCGAATCCGGCGAATGGTGATGCTGGGGGTTCCCAATCACGGGGCGAACCTTGCAAATCTCCTGAAGAACGTGCGACTCTTCAAAACGATCTACGGCCCCGCGGGCGCGCAGCTCTGTGAAGGGCCGGATGCGTATGTCTCGCGGCTGCCGACGCCCGATTTTCCGTTTGGGATCATCGCGGGGGGAAAGGGGACGGCCGCTGGATTCAACCCCTGGATTGCGGGGGATGACGACGGGACTGTCGCCGTGGAGTCGACGCGGCTGGCAGGCGCGGCCGATTTTCTCAGAGTCCCTGCCCTGCATACCTTCATGATGCGCGACCCGGCCGTCATCGCGGCGACGAAGCGGTTCCTTGCGAGTGGGGTGCTGGCGGAATCGGGAGTCGCGAACCCGATCGCGAAAAAGCCGGAGGAGGCGAACAATGTCGGGATGGGGTCGCTAGAATCGGCGAACGCCGACGATCGTCCGGACCAGGGGCCGCCCCGGTCGCCCGGATTCGAACCCGACGGCCCCTCACGTCCCCGATGTTTCTGA
- the cpaB gene encoding Flp pilus assembly protein CpaB: MKPKTLMLLCVAVGCGLVAMIGVQQALNKPKTTEVRTVHVAVALTDINPGDPLSEGNVGFKEIPVEGAREDSVTKPDQYAQRSLKVAVLQGDYITKGKLNEKGVIGKSAQIPIGSRIATINVDETQSASNMLNPGDKVDVLVTFDVKTSMGVETKSVTLLERVDVFAVQDKTKGDRLATGDNSKVNARQISLVVTPEEVNWLALAQRKGQLGLVWRNPLDKTLQTTKAATEKLLSDLRGLDGQNRPEVGGPEMPEEPKSVVQEKPAAPDLSSFLESTKAAIPSPPKPAPVPEKTEVATWEVKVYKGNDIQSYPFELTKEEAKNEPEKKTDSESAEPAKAASAAANLLKSFGWPLPSTSVKAEPEAVPAGLPTL; the protein is encoded by the coding sequence ATGAAACCCAAAACACTCATGTTGTTGTGCGTCGCGGTCGGATGCGGCCTCGTCGCGATGATTGGCGTCCAGCAGGCCTTGAACAAGCCGAAGACGACCGAAGTGCGGACCGTCCATGTGGCGGTTGCTCTGACCGACATCAATCCAGGCGATCCGTTGTCGGAAGGCAACGTTGGATTCAAGGAGATCCCCGTCGAAGGGGCCCGTGAAGACAGCGTGACGAAGCCTGACCAATATGCGCAGCGGTCGCTGAAGGTGGCCGTTCTGCAGGGTGATTACATCACGAAAGGCAAGCTGAACGAGAAGGGAGTCATCGGGAAATCGGCCCAGATCCCGATCGGTTCGCGAATCGCGACGATCAACGTCGACGAGACCCAGAGCGCCAGCAACATGCTGAACCCCGGGGACAAAGTCGACGTGCTCGTGACGTTTGATGTCAAAACGTCGATGGGCGTGGAGACGAAATCGGTGACGCTCCTCGAACGCGTGGACGTGTTTGCGGTGCAGGACAAGACCAAGGGTGACCGTCTTGCCACAGGAGACAACAGCAAGGTGAACGCCCGCCAGATTTCGCTGGTGGTGACGCCGGAAGAAGTGAACTGGCTGGCCCTGGCCCAGCGGAAAGGACAACTGGGGCTGGTCTGGCGCAACCCGCTGGACAAGACCCTCCAGACCACGAAGGCCGCGACGGAAAAGCTGCTGTCGGACCTGCGGGGCCTCGATGGCCAGAACCGCCCGGAAGTGGGCGGCCCTGAGATGCCTGAAGAACCAAAATCCGTTGTGCAGGAGAAGCCGGCTGCCCCGGATCTGTCGTCCTTCCTCGAGTCGACGAAGGCGGCGATTCCCAGCCCGCCCAAGCCGGCTCCGGTTCCGGAGAAGACAGAAGTCGCGACCTGGGAAGTGAAGGTTTACAAGGGGAACGATATCCAGTCGTACCCCTTCGAACTGACCAAGGAAGAAGCGAAGAACGAACCCGAGAAGAAGACGGATTCCGAGTCTGCCGAGCCGGCAAAAGCCGCTTCGGCTGCTGCGAATCTGTTGAAGAGCTTTGGCTGGCCACTGCCCTCCACTTCCGTGAAGGCGGAGCCGGAAGCTGTTCCCGCGGGGTTGCCGACGTTGTGA
- a CDS encoding A24 family peptidase: protein MDWQTILTENWHVKFVAATLIYAAWIDGKELRVPNWITFPMVIAGLIYSTAVGGWQGLGDGLIGMCVGLATLMPLYAVGGMGAGDVKLMAGIGAWLGAMVTWEAFLWSAVVGGLMALVMVIKRRAWDKHYGNAMLILSEVVNVKDPRELSKIAAARKPHMLLLPYGIPICIGSIAYFCWNGMI, encoded by the coding sequence ATGGATTGGCAGACGATTCTCACCGAAAACTGGCACGTCAAGTTCGTCGCCGCGACGCTGATCTACGCGGCGTGGATTGACGGGAAAGAACTCCGTGTCCCGAACTGGATCACGTTTCCGATGGTCATCGCCGGCCTGATTTACAGCACTGCTGTCGGTGGCTGGCAGGGCCTGGGAGACGGGCTGATCGGGATGTGCGTCGGCCTGGCAACTCTGATGCCCCTCTACGCGGTGGGCGGCATGGGCGCCGGCGACGTGAAGCTGATGGCCGGCATTGGCGCCTGGCTGGGCGCGATGGTGACCTGGGAAGCGTTCCTGTGGTCGGCGGTTGTCGGCGGACTGATGGCGCTGGTGATGGTCATCAAGCGTCGCGCCTGGGACAAGCACTACGGCAATGCGATGCTGATCCTGTCGGAAGTGGTCAATGTGAAAGACCCCCGCGAACTTTCGAAAATTGCTGCAGCTCGCAAGCCGCACATGCTGCTCCTGCCCTACGGCATTCCCATCTGCATTGGCTCGATCGCCTACTTCTGCTGGAACGGCATGATCTGA
- a CDS encoding pilus assembly protein N-terminal domain-containing protein, producing MNDSRMMLTFALIAALAGQAYLPQTANAQAAPPGVEPVRPGEQLVRLLGRDTKLTVIELQSRIIELPHRIKTVDGHDPEVLTIDAISASRIRLKAEKPGVTSFTLTDEFDNVYTVEVFVDADVRALQAMLRRLFPGASIDVVGLNGDVLLRGWVIDPTEIPRIVEVAKKYAPNVLDQMNVGGVSQVQLQVKVMEVQRAKLRELGFNFFYADDNGSFSIVPSLLTAPSVSATVLGGSSQFDAFIKAVESNSMAKVLAETALVTNSGRPATMVAGGEFPILVPQPGAGTTTFTVDFKPFGVRMEALPLVLGNGRLRLALSPEVSERDASSAVVISGTIVPGISVRRVNTEVEMRFGETLVIGGLILQRERESRVKLPFLGDIPVIGSAFSRRESDVGETEVLIMVTPQMVAPITPGQLPITGPGTNTEPAASHEFYLDGFVEVPRYNPVVDPIGSAGHMELVTPYEVPTSPTIAPPAVPSEEIAPPFPTEASVGRRSRTDSRVQQASGARSAASGRVSGATGSMEPERSPARKTHASAMQSGSSVKPNTGADLRSSAEGSGHSTGRKPAKIEMIEPTDERTSRLDDRSGR from the coding sequence ATGAACGATTCACGCATGATGCTGACCTTCGCGCTGATTGCCGCGCTGGCCGGCCAGGCGTACCTGCCTCAGACCGCAAACGCGCAGGCCGCACCTCCAGGCGTGGAACCAGTCCGTCCGGGCGAGCAACTTGTCCGGCTGCTTGGCCGCGACACGAAGTTGACGGTCATCGAGCTCCAGAGCCGCATCATTGAACTGCCCCACCGCATCAAGACGGTTGACGGGCACGATCCGGAAGTGCTGACGATCGATGCGATCTCCGCCAGCCGGATCCGACTCAAGGCCGAGAAGCCGGGAGTCACCTCTTTTACGCTCACCGACGAATTCGACAACGTCTATACAGTCGAAGTCTTCGTGGACGCCGACGTGCGGGCCCTGCAGGCCATGCTGCGTCGACTTTTTCCGGGCGCCAGCATCGATGTCGTGGGACTCAATGGCGACGTTCTGCTCCGCGGGTGGGTGATCGACCCGACCGAAATCCCGCGGATCGTCGAAGTTGCCAAGAAATATGCTCCGAACGTCCTCGACCAGATGAACGTTGGTGGCGTGAGCCAGGTGCAGCTGCAGGTGAAGGTGATGGAAGTGCAGCGGGCGAAGCTTCGCGAACTGGGTTTCAATTTCTTCTACGCTGACGACAACGGGTCCTTCAGCATCGTGCCGTCACTGCTGACGGCTCCCTCGGTCAGCGCGACCGTGCTCGGGGGCTCGAGCCAGTTTGACGCGTTCATCAAGGCAGTCGAATCGAATTCGATGGCGAAAGTCCTTGCTGAGACTGCCCTGGTCACCAACAGCGGGCGACCGGCCACGATGGTGGCCGGCGGCGAATTCCCGATCCTCGTCCCCCAGCCGGGCGCCGGCACGACAACCTTCACGGTCGACTTCAAACCGTTCGGCGTGCGAATGGAAGCTTTGCCGCTGGTGCTCGGAAACGGTCGGCTGCGACTGGCCCTGTCACCGGAAGTGAGCGAGCGCGACGCGTCGAGCGCGGTGGTCATCAGCGGAACGATCGTTCCCGGCATCTCCGTGCGTCGCGTCAACACCGAGGTCGAAATGCGGTTTGGCGAAACACTCGTCATCGGCGGACTGATCCTGCAGCGGGAACGTGAGTCACGCGTGAAACTCCCGTTCCTGGGAGACATTCCGGTGATTGGCTCGGCTTTCAGCCGCCGGGAATCGGATGTCGGCGAGACGGAAGTGCTGATCATGGTGACGCCGCAGATGGTTGCCCCGATCACACCCGGGCAACTGCCAATCACCGGCCCGGGGACCAACACCGAGCCTGCCGCGAGCCACGAGTTCTATTTGGACGGTTTCGTCGAAGTCCCGCGGTATAATCCAGTGGTCGACCCCATCGGATCGGCCGGACACATGGAGCTGGTCACGCCCTACGAAGTCCCGACGAGTCCGACCATTGCACCGCCTGCTGTTCCCTCCGAAGAGATCGCACCGCCCTTCCCGACGGAAGCGTCGGTGGGACGGCGATCCAGGACCGACAGCCGGGTGCAACAGGCATCTGGAGCGCGTTCCGCAGCGAGCGGACGGGTCTCTGGAGCCACGGGAAGCATGGAACCGGAGCGGTCTCCGGCGAGGAAGACTCACGCCTCTGCCATGCAGTCGGGTTCCTCGGTGAAGCCCAATACGGGGGCTGACCTCCGGAGTTCGGCCGAAGGGAGTGGACACTCCACCGGCAGAAAGCCGGCCAAGATTGAAATGATTGAACCGACCGACGAGCGGACATCCCGCCTGGATGACCGTTCGGGCCGCTGA
- a CDS encoding Flp family type IVb pilin: MINSVKKFLKSEDGPTAVEYAVMLALIVVVCLTAVRAIGTNAAAKFDEVKNSLT; encoded by the coding sequence ATGATCAACAGCGTCAAGAAGTTCCTGAAGTCGGAAGATGGTCCCACGGCCGTTGAATACGCCGTCATGCTCGCCCTGATCGTCGTGGTCTGCTTGACCGCCGTTCGTGCCATCGGCACCAACGCTGCCGCCAAGTTCGACGAAGTCAAGAACAGCCTCACGTAA